The following is a genomic window from Nicotiana tabacum cultivar K326 chromosome 3, ASM71507v2, whole genome shotgun sequence.
TGCCACTCGACGACTAGAGGCTTCCTTCTCCTCAGTCAACTCCGACCTAGAAATACGGAGGGCATCTTCCAAAGATACCGATTCAGAAATAACTGTCGCCGACTTATTAGTGCTAACGTTCAGCTCGCCCTTAAGCCCCTCAATATCTGCTACCTTAGTACTCAACCCAGCGGTCAAGTCGGTCACTTTCGCCTATAATTCGGCATTCTCAGCCGTTACCCCCCTGCACAACTCGAGCTCATCCTCCTTCGCCTTAAGGGAGACCTCCAACTCACTGTTACGGGCGACAACCTTCATGAGCTCTTCATCCCTCTCCCTCAGCTCCTCAATCTTGTGCTCCAATTGGTCCTCCTACTGCTTGAGCCCCTCACGAAAAACTTGAAACTCTGGATCCTGATGATAAATGTCGGCCATCACCCGGTGCTTAGCCCAATACTGATGATATTTGGACGACATCTTCTCATAAAGGCCTGTCCTTCTCCTCTCTTAATGCTCTCTCTCTACCTCCATGATGAGGGTCTGACAAAAAAATAAGGGAAGAGGTCAGAAACAAAGTATAAAACGACGATTATCGCACCAACCCAATGACGAAAAGAGAAGGAAAGTCACCTCTATGCAGGGCCATACCAATGACCTTCTGAGATAACTCCACGTCGCTCATCACCCTAAGCATCTCACTTTTAGGAGCGGCATATAGAGGAGCTAGAGCCGATGCCACTTGCTCGTTGTTCATCAGCAAGTTGTAGTTCCTCGGAACGACCACATGATGGTCGAATTCGTCTATCCTAACCTCTACATGGGTATGGCGACCCACAAATTCATTAACATCCTCTGGGTCAATATCCGAACCTGAGTCACCACCCTCAACACGATGCCCCCCAATGTTGGATGACGCACCACCCTCAACAGAGAGCACTGAACCAACTCCTGGGCCAACACCCTCCACTTGGGGAGATCTCCCCAACAAAATGGCATCGACCATGAACACAGGCACATGGGCTGTCCGGGACGCCCCGCTACATCAGCGTCCGTAGCCATGTCTTTCCCTAGCTCAAGCCTCCTCCTTTTCCTCGACAATGACTTGTCCCCGTTGGAGGATTCATCCAAAGAATGTGAGGCTGGTACCGAATAAACCTCTTTCCTCGCGGCCACGACTCGAGACAGATCTCCCAATTGGATAGGTTGAGGATGACCCTATCGAGCAGACTCATTCAAGACAAACTGCGTATCTGTAGTGGTAACGGCTTGCCGAAAAGTAGGGACTGGCGCCCTCCACCTAGAAGCACCTCGACCTGTCATCACAGAAGTTTGTACCATTAAGTAAGGTTGCATGGCTAATGAAATAGTAAGCGAGACGTTTACCTGAGGAAACTTTAGGGCCATAACGCTGCACGAAGTCGGGCCAAGTTCGAGTTTCTGTTGCATGAGCCAACAGGCGGGCTACCCAATCTCTGATACCCGTAATGGGGCAAGGTGGACGACCCATAGCTGCAAAACGGCGAGCGAATAAGCTTTATAGTAAATACAGAAGAGAGAGGAACATAACAAATGGCGGCACTTACGAGCTCCGCTCCACCGCTCCAGAAATCTGGCAGAGTCAAAAACGACATGCTCGGTCTTGACAAAGAAGTACTTGTTCCAGAATTTGCTGCTCTCCCGGTCGTCCGTTCCAACCACCAGCCCTTTTGTACCACGAAGCCTCATATGCACCATTGCACCCTGAGGAAGCCAAGCGTGAACAGGTGCAAAAGGTGGTGGACAAAAACGCTACACTCTGCCAACTCTGCATATTTAGTCAATAGCAGAACCACCTTGAGCGTGTATGGTGAAAGTTATGCTGGGCAAACTTGGTAAAATCTGCAGAATTCTTCCGCTAAGGGGAAGAGAGGAAGGGTATAGCCGATCATAAAAGGAGACTCATAGAAAGCACAGTATCCAGGTCTGTGAACGTCCACGTAATCTCTCCCCGCTGGAATTATTTCTATATGAGCAGGATTGCCATACTTTATACGAAAGGCATCAATATGGACCTGCTCCATCTCAGAAAATATAGGGTTCGGGGTAGAAGGTAGATCTTTGAGGAAGTCACTCCGGGATGAGGGGTGCCTCGGTAGTAGCTCTTCCACCGTAGGAGGGCTGTCACTCTCTTCTACCACCACATCTCCGTTGTCGGAAGGAGGCACCATGGATGACGGGGTGACTTTAGGAACCTCTTCGCAAGAACGACGAGACCTCAGCATAATATTGTTTAAAGGAGTATCAGCACAAAAGGAGGAAGGAAGAAGAATCTTCAGGTGAGGAACGAAAGAAGAACAGAAGGATATGAGAGCAAGAGAGAAAGAGTGAGAGAGGTCTTCAAGAGAGGAATGGctaaagtttttcaaaaaatcaaatccccacctatttataggattgggAGGCACCAGAATCGAGGCGATAGGCTTTGAAACAGCGCAAGAATCGATGCACCAAGCCGTCAGTCCCCGCCTCGAAAACCTGCTTAATGATGACGCACGTAAGGCTGACATCACTTCCCGGAGAAGTGTACCACATGACATTTTGCTGAGCATGACGACCATCTCCCATTGGCCACGTCATAACGTTCCCACTGGTCAAATTTCCCTAGGAGAATGCATGAAGTTGCTCATCGAGGACGCATCCAGTCGCGAACTCGACAAACgtagggactaactgtatgggtccaaatttgaccgaCCACGACCTATAACGAGTACGACAAACGACGGGTAAATCCAAACCGGCGTCCCAAGGATGACGACCCCAAGGCGAAAGGAGAAACCGTACGACCCTTGTAGAAGTGTAAACCCATTAGGGGACATTAAGAATATTCCTTGTATTTTTGTTTCTTACAATTGGGAAGGTTTTCTTTCTAGTATATAAGGGGGACAAAAGACCTTGTAAAAGGGGAACTGGAAAAAACTTACCAATCTTGAATGAAAAGAAACTCTGCAATTCTCTTCCTTTTACCTATTATTACTCTAGAGATTATTATCTTCAGCTACGATTTGCCCCTTCATCttcgattgatttgttcaaaaaggtcttaacatcttttgagtcaaacgtCCCCCATCAAGCTTGTGAAAGGTCAAATGCTGTAGCATTTAGTTGCTTATAATTGCAGCTTTTTTATGTCTTCAAGATTTTATAAgctcaataaaaaaaataaaaaaaagatgtTCCCTTCTGGAAATAGTAGTGGGAACCCTATTCTCCAGTGTGCAATACCATCTTTTTACAGCTCTAATTCTTCCTTTCTTGGCCTTAATGGCAACCAAATACTCCTTCATCAACATCAAGATCAACTCTCTACTCATTACTTAGCTGCTAATAATGGTCACTTAATCGACAACAGCAGCTCGGTGATGTTTGCAAACAATGTCATCCACAACAAGTCAAATAATCAAGAAATTTGCTATCCTTTAAATAAGATGATCAAGAAACCTATGAAAAAGGATAGACACAGTAAAATTTTGACATCACAAGGTCATAGGGATCGGAGAGTGAGATTGTCCATTGGGGTTGCTCGTAAGTTCTTTGATCTACAAGATATGCTTGGTTTTGACAAACCAAGTAAAACCCTTgattggctatttataaaatccAAATTAGCCATTGAAGAGCTCACTACTGGTCAAATGAACACCACCAGCCCTAATGAGTCATCAGCAGCAAAGAAAAGTCCATCTATTAATTCAGAATGTGAGGACGTTGTTCTTTCAAGAGCAAAACAAGAGGAGGCTATACTTAATTTGGTTGCTAGAGAGTCAAGGGTAAAGGCTAGAGAAAGAGCTAGAGAAAGAACAATCAAGAAAGTTTGGAGCCAAATTGAAGCAAAAATTAACTCATCATCAGTAGTAAAGGAACAGACGAAGATTGATGAAATTAAACAAATGATTCACGGATCTGTACTTGTAGAAAGGAAGAATATCAAGTCTTCTTCCTCAACTTTGGGTTTTCATCACCCGAATCTCAGTGGTCCGGAACAGGCTGCAGCTAATTCTCACTACAAAAGCTCCTCTTCTAGTACCCGAAATTGGGATCATGACGTTAATCGAACAATAATGAACTCCAGCTTAAGTGCAGTTATGGCTACAATAAGTACCTCATCGCAAGGTAAACTTCTAATTACAAAAGTGGAGTCCAATTTAGTCATTTAATTACTTCCACAATTCtcattctatatatatatatatcttcgctttgcgagggtctatcggaaacaacctctctatccctcGGGGCAGGGGTAAGGTGtgcatacacactatcctccccagatcccactagtagaatttcactgggtcgttgttggtgttgttgatatatatatatcttctctTAAAATTTCCAGTTGTTCAAGGTTGCGATCAGAAATCATGGGACTCATATCAGTGCAGCCAAATCTAAAGGTCGGGGGACAGCGTAAGCTAAGTAAAATTTCGTTTCCTGTTTATTAATTTCTAGGTTTGGTACCACTATAGAGGTGCCTTCTGTTTTTGTTTTCGCAAATCCCTCTCTGAGCCACAGGTAATGGATGTTATGGTTTGATTTGGTGCTTAATTTTGTTTTTGTAAGTCTACTAAATATGTATCAGCCGGTGCACTAAAAGTTTAGGAGTTTTTGGTGTAGTACTGtattacaagaaaaataagaATAAGTGAAGTTAAAAAAGCAACCAGATGATCTCAGAATCTTGCCACTGCTCTACGTACCTTAAATTCCTAGAAATTGAACTGAAATCAATGTCCAAGACATGGGGCTGTAAATTTTCTCTATTCCAAAACATGGTGCTATATTATGTCCACTTTTAGcttgataaaaattaattaagccGGAGGACCAGTACTTTTCAACTTGACACTAACAAAAGAAGGATTTGAAAATTAAATGAGATAATAACCCATTAAAATTAAGTGCCAAAACCAGAGAAACACTGAAGTACTTCACATTAACAAAGGAATATTTTCAGATCATCACAAACTTACCCCTGCAATGGATTCGGGATTGACTTCCTCCTTGCACAGTGTAGCCCTTAGTATCAGCACTGGAGTTGACATGATCATAATAAACAGTGACGAAGTCAGAAATTTTCTTAAAGatgttcaaatttgaaagaagtgaaaaagaatttcgatAAAAGGTATTCAATgtattatatacctctaaaacctaatattttacatatatatacaatGTAAATTTTCGACAAAGGGTTgttcaatatatattatatacctctaaaacctaatattttacctatatatacaatgtaatttttcgaCAAAGGACGGTCGATTGAGCACCCTTGATATACTAAACCTAGATACTGTAATTcatagttttaaaataaatacctagCTAAGTGTTAAAAATAAACATTGTTAGCATATATCTAACTTAGTAAGCCTCTTTGTCTGCTTAAAGCTACAATTTGTCATCTATGTTTATAAAGAAACATGCAAGCACACTATTGTGTTGTGATTGACCAAGTTAATCACTTGGTTTATTGGGTAAGCATTCTTAAGTAATTGCATAAGTTTTAGTTCctttttattttgtctttttctgTCTTTTTTCCTTCCTGCTTTTCGTGACTATAGATATGGTTGATCTAATTCTGTTACTTAAGGAATCAGAGTTTTCAATCCGAAGGAACCGCATTACGTAACAAATCAAACCATGGTTGAAATGCTTGTTATATCATATTGTCATATTGAAAGCAAGTCACAATGTTCTAATTTTGGCTCAATGCTGGAAAAATGTAGTGTTACTAACTTATAATGAAGTAATAACAGGAAAATATCCCCTTGTTTAAGTACCCTAGCGTGGAAATAATTCTCTAACTACAAAATTATTACTCTTAATTCCAGGAGAAAAGATGAAAACAAGAAAGGCTTAGAGGCACTGTAAGCTCAGTTCCTATGAGTCTCTAAGCAAACAATTATACCTTTTCTTTTAGCAAGCAATTATACTAAAAGGATATATGAATGTCATGATCCATTGGCTACcttcatttatattttttaagGGATATTGCAACAAGGCCTGAGTTGTATTCATGAGTACAGAAGTTGGTGATCTTAAATTCTTGCCATGTACTGTGTTTTATATATCTTTATGTACTCTAATCAGATGCAAAGGACTTACAATATGAGGAAATCAAATGGTTTCTGTGGGAAAAATGTAAAAGTCTTCTTCTGCTTTTAGTGAATGTTTTATACTAAATGCCTCAGGCGCACAAAGCACTTAGCTTACCTATTACTACAATTTTCTGTGTTCTATGTTGCAGTAGAATATTACATAGCTGTAAAAGCCTAGAACTCTGCACCAGACTAGAACCAAAACATGATTTATGAAGAGGCCGCGCTTCTATTCATCAATTAAAGATGTCAAAGGTTATGATTATGATTAGTGCCTAACCCCACCATAGTGGtggattatgattttaaaaaaaaaatagtttatgaCTTATGACTTCACCATGATTTTGTAGTCAAAATTGGTAGTCAACCCACCCCAAAAACTTAACTTTGATACTATTGCCTCACTTTTATGTTATACCATGCAACTTTTTCTACTATTTTTCCTACAAGGAGTTAAAGATTACTCCTACTTGGGAGAATTATTGTTCTTTAAAGTTAAAActgacatgaaaaatattatcttTACCAATAATATGTCCTATCGGACTCTACCATTTCCCAGAATTGGTCAGTACACATCTTCTTGTTTTCCTAATTACTATATACTGACTAGTAATCCTATCTTAAAATCATGGATGTAATACTTAATTATGTCATGTTTATGATCATAAAGAGATTCCACTTTGATAATAAGACAGACCGTTGGGTAAATTCATGTCTTCCCTATTCGAAGTTCTAAGTACTCTTACTAAGTTCAAAAAGTTCTggaggagaaggagaaaaaaacAATGCAAGGGTGAAGGGCCTAAAAGCACAAATGAGCAAAGATGATGGAACCTGCTAAAACATGCTAAATCAATTCTAAGTTACCAATAATGCTATTATTAAATGAATTTACCAGCAATTACCGTACCTTCTATGACCTAATTGTGTACATATGTTTTTCAATGTCTGTTTATAGAACTTAAAAACTCTTTCTACTATACTATTATCAAAGGATTTTTTATGCACTGACAATAAACAATTTTTTTATACTATCAGTAAATCGTAACATGTGATAGAAGTTTGTTAgtacttattatttttatcagATTATCAATTAATACTTATCAAGAGATTATATATAATTACTTAATAAGTGACgtaattatataaataaattgGAGATTATATATAATTACTTAATAAGTGACgtaattatataaataaattttacatcGTTAGTGTATAGAACTTATATTCTTTTAGGATTTAGCTTCAATACACTAATAGTGTAATAAAATTTGTTCAAACAACTCTTCATAGCGGTAGTCAAAGATAACTTTTCATAATAAGTGGAATTAGTAACATGAAAGATAAGACAAATAATGCTAGTATTTTCTAGATTACTGATTTTCACTATATTAATTAACTATCAAGTACGAATACAATAGTGTAAAATTTCTTTTTGATTTAACTATTGATAGAACTTGTGGGAGTAATTGAGCTTAAAATTGAATTTCTAACTTGTGATGGAGAGGGTATCAAAACAAAATCAAAGCTATTCGATTACTCATATATATTGAGGGACACCCTCCTTCTTGTCCTAGTGTATATCTGCCAGCACTGGCATTATGAGCATGTCAACTGAACGTACTGTGTGTTTAGTAGTATGTCAAAATGCTATGCAGTTCACTGAAATTAAACTGGTGTAAAACTTTTGGATGGGAGATCATTGACTGTCTCCCAGTTAACTAGCAGAAACTTTTAATGCAAATCATTTGGTTGGCTTAAATCTGGATGCAGTTTCTTTGACTAGCAGATAACTATGTGCACCATTTTTGAATTGGATGTAGTTTTTGCACTTGTTATATAAAGAGTTTTATTAGGTAATACTTTCAAAACTAAGCACAAGTAATTATCATTATTAAACATGAATCTATAACCTCCAGAATATGATTAGTGAAATGTTTCAACTTTCAACTAGTTAAACTAACACTAGATGTAGAAGTTTACGCTTATGTATAAAACTTAAATCTTTTGCCGAAATAGATAATGGAAAATAAAAACTTAAATTTTTTGCCGAAATAGATAATGGAAGATATAATTTACAACTACAAAAATATTTGCTCTCAAAATCATAAGCTATAaagttctattttctttttggatcTGGGTAGGGGCGGCAAATGGGTAGGACGGATCGGATATGGACGGGTCGAAATGAATAATGTAAAAATGGATGAAATATCTGgtccgacccatatttaatatggatagAGAATGGGTTAActagtggataatatggatattcatactatttgagagaattcttagtctctcAAACTTGAGGAACATCCAATTTGagtctttgcaaatataaaagttaaactcattggttatccatttctTAAGTGGATAATATTTAttcatatttaataaaaaaatttattatccAACCTTTTTTTTTGGATAATATGAATGAATAACtgttttttaattcattttaccACCAATAGAACTGGGTGCTCAACTTTTTCTATTCTTTTCTCCAACTAATTGTGTGAGGAATGAATGAGTCCTTTCTCTGTGTTCTCATGATATCAAAGGCTGATAGGGTTGTGATGTAAACTAAAAAGTGTttaatatacaatatataatttttttcactACGAGGTTAAGTTGGCTTACAATACTATGTAGCTTTCTTCTAATTAGTCTAGCTCGATGACATgcatattttaattaatatttcttttgcttctttttttttcttccaattttGAATATTGAATGTTACTCATCTTTTTTAGTTGTTTGACACACTTTCTTTTGTAGTTTGTCCTTAAAagtata
Proteins encoded in this region:
- the LOC107770569 gene encoding uncharacterized protein LOC107770569; translation: MFPSGNSSGNPILQCAIPSFYSSNSSFLGLNGNQILLHQHQDQLSTHYLAANNGHLIDNSSSVMFANNVIHNKSNNQEICYPLNKMIKKPMKKDRHSKILTSQGHRDRRVRLSIGVARKFFDLQDMLGFDKPSKTLDWLFIKSKLAIEELTTGQMNTTSPNESSAAKKSPSINSECEDVVLSRAKQEEAILNLVARESRVKARERARERTIKKVWSQIEAKINSSSVVKEQTKIDEIKQMIHGSVLVERKNIKSSSSTLGFHHPNLSGPEQAAANSHYKSSSSSTRNWDHDVNRTIMNSSLSAVMATISTSSQVVQGCDQKSWDSYQCSQI